The segment TCCAGTCCCCATAGATAAGCTGTTAATATAAAAAAGGTGTGGGGAACACTATTTGCTTTATCCTTGTAACAGGCTCTCGCATTGCCTTTGCTGTGGATAAAACAATAGCAACCCACACCAATTTGACAATATCTAAGCCCTATAAACATAAGGTATGGATATATCAATGGTGGGGTGCTACTGCCATCATCTTCACAGCGTTTCAAATTTGCGAGATTTGTTACAAGAAGATAATTTCAATAACACCTTTCGTTAATTATGTCCTTTCAATTTGCTAACACTATAACTCACTGAAATTGTTGCAAAGTTAGCGAAAGGTTTTAAATAAGTCTATACGATGTGAGAATAAATAGTAAATCTTCCGCTATCAAACATTATTCATCTTTATTCCAACATATCTTTGGCTATTTACAAACAGCTATCTCCGGTATAGATTATAAGACTTGAGGTGATTCTAAAGTCTAAAAACTTATGGAATTGACTTACTTCTATAAGGCTGAAATGGCAAGCCTAAAAAAAATCAGACCTGAGATATATCTAAGCTCTATATCTCATGGATTGGGGACAGAACCATTTAGATCACCATAAAGATGAATCTTAATAATCCTGTCCCAATCATCAGAAGCTCAAACAATCATAAGTCTGTAAGATTTCTTCCTGTCGTAATCCCAAGTATCTTTTAGTAATGGCAACAGAGCTATGATTGAACAGTTCCATTAGCTTTACTAAAGCAAGCTCTGCATTGTCACTGTTCATGTTATAGACCTGCCTGCCAAAAGTCTTTCTAAGTGAATGGCAAGAAAAGTTCTTAATCTTTAGCCTGTACTTCTTCTTCACCTCTTTAAGAATGATATTGATTCTCTGAACCGTGAAGATAGTGCCTTTCTGACTTATTAAGACAGGTGCATTTATTCCAACTGGCTTTATATGCTCGTAACATTCTTTGATATGTTCTTGTAATTGTGGATTTAGCCTTATAGTTCTTACTTTACCAGTTTTTTTCTCAATTACCGTAAGTTCATCAGTGTTTAATATATGTTTCCACCTTAGAGATAGAATATCAGATATTCTTAATCCTGTGAAACAACCTAAAGCTATAAGAAGTGAGATTATATAATTCTCGTCTTTGGCTAACTTCCTTATGAGGTTCATTGCATCAGACCATATAAGGTAGTCCGCCGTTGTGCTTGAATATTTGAGTGACATAATGTTCTGTTTTATAATAAAATGAATAAAAGTGAATATTAATTCTGAGTTGGATTTACTAACTTATTGATTTATAACGAAACATTCACTAATAGTAGAAGTGAATATGATAAGGACACCCAACTTGAAAATTGAGTGCCCTTTACCTTATTATAATAGTCCCTCGTCTGCGAGGCTGTAATATCCTGCATCTGAAATGATGAGGTGGTCTAAGACTTTTATCCTCATAAGTTGGGCTGCATCCTTGACCTGCTTAGTAATTTCCATATCCTGTTTGCTTGGTTTCAGATTACCGCTTGGATGGTTATGTGCAAGAATAATAGCTACTGAATTAGTAAGCAATGCTGCTTGCAGAATAACTCTGACATCAGCACAGGTTTCAGTGATTCCTCCTTCTGAAATTAGAGTATATCCTAAAATTTGATTGGCTTGATTCAGGAACAAGACTTTGAAATATTCCTTGTAACAGATTGTACCCTCTCTATATGTAGACAGCAAATATCTGTAAGCATCCTCGGAACAGGTTGCTTTATGCAAACTTCTGAAGTTGGGCTTATAGGACAACTCTACTTCACCTATCGTATAATCTATATTCATAATATGTGATATTTTACAAGTTGGGAAAAATAAAGAAAGGACAACTAACTGAATAGCTGCCCTTTCCTCTATCAATCAACAATCCACTCAGCCCAAGAACCAAGCGTATTCACTATCTCCTAATTTCGCACGTTGGATGCCTTGTACAAACTCTGTACAGTTAAGATTCCTCTCCAAAAAGTTATCTATGTAACTTGACTTCACTGAACCATTTAGTAAGTTAAGCAACTGCCAACCTGTAATGCTGTCTCCTGTACTCTTGAAATTTACATCAGAAACGAATGCTCTGCAAGCCGCATTAATCTGACTGTCTCCTAATAATAGACGAGGTAATCGTTTCTGTTGGTTGGGTGTAAGAGCTTGATATAACCTCATCCTGCCTATTATTTGACAGAACTCACTTGTGGAGATTGACATCTGCCCTAATGTCCTTAGTAGGTGCAAATCTTTAGATGGGTTGTAGGCATGGAACAGATTCAACGCAGCTGCATATAGTTCCTGTACGTTTAGGACTTCTATCTTATCCTGCAAGCCGTCAGTAGTAAGCATTAAATTTGAGCACACACGATTACGAAATCCTATGAAAATTTTAAATTTCTCCACAGATTTCTTACTATATAGATTAATCTCGTTATATGCCCTTACTCCACCAATGGATAAAGCCAGACGATTACCATATTCATCATGTACAATGGATGGAATTTCAAAGCAGAAGCACATTCTCTGATAGAATAAAGTTTTCTCTTCATCTGTCAGTTCAGAAGCTTTCTTACCTAAAGCACTTGGGATTCTTCCATTAATGGGATGTGAAATTCTAATCTCTGGTATATCAAACTGTTCCCCATGAAAGTAATCTTTAGCTGCATCTACTACTACACCTATAAAGGACTGATGACTGATTGTTTCTTCCATTGATGCAAAACTTGGAATGATGCAGTCTTGTTGTAGGTGCTGCAAGGTTACCTCCTGTGTATTGGCTTCAATGAAATGGTTCACTCTCTTGGGTGCGCTTGTTTCTTCCACAATAATAGCATCTTCTGCAAATTCACCCATGTTTAATGATTCTCTACGCTGCGCCATAGCTGGCATAATTACTAAATCTCTCATAATGTAATTGAATTAAATGATTATTGATTGAATGGATTTAATAGGAACAAGCCTAAAACACAAGTGAATTTCTTCGCTTGCATCTTAGGCTGTCCTATGTCTTTCCCTAAAGATTCTTTCAAAGGAAGTTAAGAGTAATAGTAAAATGTTAATTGGCTATGGTAATAGTGCATCGTGCCTGTTCTTGAATTAATAAGAATGCTTATTTCAGTCAGCTATCAGACTGCATCATTAAAGCATTCTTTTTTATTTTAGAGCTATGAGGGGGCGTTTATGTGGATAGAAGTGTCTCGTGTATAACTCTTTAGAATTAGAAACACTGCCAATGCTACGCTTATTGATGATTGCTTGGCTGATTCATAGGTATAAATCTGGAAGTTCCTCCTTGCCCTTTACCTCCTGCTTCCTACCTACCAATCCACTTGATAATGATTTCATAAGAGCGTGCATATTTTTAACTCCCTCAAAGTTATTCTCCTTGTACTTCTTATAAATCATGCACTCTCTTGAAATGGGGTTTCCTCTGCTCTCGTTAAATGCTATCATGTGTTCAAAGACTGCTTTCACTTCCTCCACATATTTATCTTTGGGTAGGTCTATTATAAGACCTTTGGCTTTTAAAATGATTGAATCTCCAACTTCATCCAATAAGTCCATATCCCTTAGTTGCTCTATATAGTTGGAGATAGTACCATGTCCCATGTGAATTAGTTCTTTCAGTTTTCTAACAGATAAGGTAATAGTATGGCTGTGGGGAGCTGCTACACAGAACAGTTTAAGGATGAATCCTCTGAGTTTTAAATCCAAAGTATTGTTATATGAATCGTAGAACTCTCTGTCAATTCTTCTGTAATGCCCAAAGCTGACTGGAGAGAATATATAATCAGTCCAAGTCCTGTCATTCCTGCCACTGTCCTTATTCTGTATGGCAACTTCCCCTGTGGCTCTTAACTTATCATTGAATGTTTTGGAATTCTTACCACCATTATAGTTGGCAGGTTTATCACCAACGAATGATGCAAGTTGGTCTATCGTGGTGTCAGTAGTCAATGTATATTTGTCTGTTGTCAGTAGTAACACGTATGTCCTGTAAACATCAGCACAACCCAATTTCTGAATCAGATTATTGCTCATTACTGTATATTTCTTGAATGGTAGCTCCATAAGGCAATCGCTCAATATGTTTAATTAAAATAATTTGGTTGGTCTTTAATAAGAATCTCATTTTAGAGGAACTTAACCTGTTGGATTTTCTAAGTTCGCTCAGCTTGTCATAAGAATTGTTGTTATAAATCCACATATCATTGATTTTAGTCACTTCCAGCTTACAGATTACCTGTGCGGTGTCCTTTAGGACATTGCATGGGTCTTATTGGATTGTAGTGTAGGAGTGTAGAGATGGGGTGTTTAGGCACGGGGTAAAAAGTGAATAAGCACACCTCCCAAATTTAACAATATGAATCTCTCTGCTTCAAATTTTATCTTGTCAGTAAGCCAACTTCTGCAATGAGATATAATAGGTAGTAACCTTTCCATTTTTCTTTCTCCTTGTCTTTAGGTAGTTATTAATATTAGCCCACAATCCAATATGAACTCTGTTATCTTTTACTCCTTGTTTAAGAGCCTTAGCCCTTATCTGTTCATAAGTAAGTTCTTCCATTTTAGATATTCTGAATAGTTTGTAGTCCGCTCATCTATATGGTGGGATTATCTACTTGTAGTACTGTAAAGATAATAATTCCATGAGTGGGGAACTAATGATAAGACCACACATTTAAAAACCAGACTTTGGACTATTCAGAATGTCTAAGAAGTTGGGGAGAGAAAGCCCACCTGCCGTATGGGCTTTGCAGTTGGTACTTTATGCTTCCAGAGCTTCTTTCAATATCTTAATGAAATCATTCTCTGATTTAACCCCTTTCCACTTATCTTCTTTGTAGTTCTTGTATTTTAGATTGTCAAGAGCTTTAAATGCCTGTTCTTCACTTATAGATATGGCATGACTGTTGAAGCCTTTGATGAAGTAACGTTTAGTGATGAAAGAAACATCCATCTTGGCTGCTTTGCATAAGTTGATGAACTTGTTTCCTCTTTCAATGTCAACCTTTGCATCTTTGGGAAGTATAAATTCTCCTCCTTGTAACACATTGTTTACCTGTTTGTCAGATAGACTTTTACCTGTGTAAATCAACATAGCTGTGGTTGGATTGAACCCTTCGTTTAGCAATTTTGCTACATTTTGGAATAGTTCATTATTAGAAGTCAAAGAAGCTACAACCAATCTGTCTTTTTTATCCCAACTGGTGCCTACATTATTAATATCAACCAAGTATTCACCAACATTCTCAATATCCCTAACGTGAACATTTGGAATCAAATTCTGATATTTCCCTGTTGCAATCAGTTTGGCGAATGCTGTACTTCTATGCTGCCCATCTAGGATAACGAAGTAGTCTTTGGCTTCTTCCTTAGTCAGTTCCTTTCCATTGATGTCCGTTACAGTATAACCTTCTTCAATCAGTTTGGACGCTTCCATTACAATAATGGGGAAAGCCTTGTCATATTTATTGGCGGCTATCAAGGCTATAAAACCGTCCACTTTCTTAGAGCTTACAGGTCTGTTGTTCTTTACAAATGCTATCTTCTTTTGTTGTTCTGTTCTTGCACCTGTTTCATCATCCACTACAGAGAATGTGAAAGAACTGTTGACAGCTTTCTCCTTAGATATTCTTTCAAACTCCTTTGCCTGTTCCATTTGGTTTTTGGCTTCATCAACGACTTTCTGTTGTGCTGCTATTACAGCTTCGTTTCTGTTGCCTTTTACAAGGCGGTTCAGTTCTTTCTCTTCCTGCTCAAAGACTTTAGTCAGTTCTTCTATGTTACCC is part of the Parabacteroides sp. AD58 genome and harbors:
- a CDS encoding DUF3871 family protein, with protein sequence MRDLVIMPAMAQRRESLNMGEFAEDAIIVEETSAPKRVNHFIEANTQEVTLQHLQQDCIIPSFASMEETISHQSFIGVVVDAAKDYFHGEQFDIPEIRISHPINGRIPSALGKKASELTDEEKTLFYQRMCFCFEIPSIVHDEYGNRLALSIGGVRAYNEINLYSKKSVEKFKIFIGFRNRVCSNLMLTTDGLQDKIEVLNVQELYAAALNLFHAYNPSKDLHLLRTLGQMSISTSEFCQIIGRMRLYQALTPNQQKRLPRLLLGDSQINAACRAFVSDVNFKSTGDSITGWQLLNLLNGSVKSSYIDNFLERNLNCTEFVQGIQRAKLGDSEYAWFLG
- a CDS encoding tyrosine-type recombinase/integrase, whose amino-acid sequence is MSLKYSSTTADYLIWSDAMNLIRKLAKDENYIISLLIALGCFTGLRISDILSLRWKHILNTDELTVIEKKTGKVRTIRLNPQLQEHIKECYEHIKPVGINAPVLISQKGTIFTVQRINIILKEVKKKYRLKIKNFSCHSLRKTFGRQVYNMNSDNAELALVKLMELFNHSSVAITKRYLGLRQEEILQTYDCLSF
- a CDS encoding JAB domain-containing protein — encoded protein: MNIDYTIGEVELSYKPNFRSLHKATCSEDAYRYLLSTYREGTICYKEYFKVLFLNQANQILGYTLISEGGITETCADVRVILQAALLTNSVAIILAHNHPSGNLKPSKQDMEITKQVKDAAQLMRIKVLDHLIISDAGYYSLADEGLL